One genomic segment of Occultella kanbiaonis includes these proteins:
- a CDS encoding bifunctional 3'-5' exonuclease/DNA polymerase — protein sequence MEILVASEAGTLHALALDDDLAPTRTQRLDRSEFAAFAASVEPEQPRWVWADTAALYPELLRDDVRVQRCLDLRLCHVILRHAAPGSFEGDDLWDSPVLAEADPTPSLLDDLEDMARLGDVGPEELLAERIRQRDALVAVADPGRVRFLLAAESAGALIAAEIAHDGLPWDLEAHDRILTDVLGPRPRPGMRPKRLEELAGIIQERLSAPRLNPDSPVDLLRTLRRAGLDVKSTSKWELRELDHPVVEPLLEYKRLARLLSANGWTWMDSWVRPGTQDRRGRFFPDYVPGGVVTGRWATSGGGALQLPKQIRAAVRADPGWKLVVADVAQIEPRVLAAMSRDEALAAASRGTDLYQGLVDAGIVDTRAHAKVAMLGALYGATTGEAGHLMPRLLRAYPRATGLVEDAARTGERGGVVRTWLGRTSPPPSATWREVQGQATQPDAGESAERRARQQARDWGRFTRNFVVQGTAAEWALVWMAEIRRRLTAMTNGADRPHLVYFLHDEVIVHSPAHLVDDVATAIRDASAEAGRLLFTGFGVEFPLDVAIVEHYGEAE from the coding sequence GTGGAGATCCTGGTCGCGTCCGAGGCGGGGACGCTGCACGCGCTCGCCCTGGACGACGATCTCGCGCCGACCCGCACGCAGCGGCTCGACCGGTCGGAGTTCGCCGCCTTCGCCGCGTCGGTCGAGCCCGAGCAGCCCCGGTGGGTCTGGGCGGACACGGCGGCCCTGTATCCCGAGCTGCTCCGCGACGACGTCCGGGTGCAACGCTGCCTGGACCTTCGCCTGTGCCACGTGATCCTGCGCCATGCGGCACCGGGTTCGTTCGAGGGGGACGACCTCTGGGACTCGCCGGTACTGGCCGAGGCGGACCCGACGCCGTCGCTGCTCGACGACCTCGAGGACATGGCCCGGCTCGGCGACGTCGGCCCCGAGGAGCTGCTCGCCGAACGGATCCGCCAGCGGGACGCCCTCGTTGCCGTGGCTGACCCGGGCCGGGTGCGCTTCCTCCTGGCCGCCGAGTCCGCCGGTGCCCTGATCGCCGCGGAGATCGCGCACGACGGGCTGCCCTGGGACCTCGAGGCCCACGATCGGATCCTGACCGACGTACTCGGGCCGCGACCCCGGCCGGGGATGCGGCCCAAGCGGCTCGAGGAACTGGCCGGGATCATCCAGGAGCGCCTGTCCGCGCCCCGGTTGAACCCGGACTCGCCGGTGGATCTGCTGCGCACCCTGCGCCGGGCCGGCCTCGACGTGAAGAGCACCAGCAAGTGGGAACTGCGGGAACTCGACCATCCCGTGGTGGAGCCGCTGCTGGAGTACAAGCGCCTGGCCCGCCTCCTGAGCGCGAACGGCTGGACCTGGATGGACTCCTGGGTGCGCCCGGGCACGCAGGATCGGCGCGGCCGGTTCTTCCCGGACTACGTCCCCGGCGGGGTGGTCACCGGCCGCTGGGCCACGAGCGGTGGCGGCGCCCTGCAGCTTCCGAAGCAGATCCGGGCGGCGGTCCGTGCCGATCCCGGTTGGAAGCTCGTGGTGGCGGATGTCGCCCAGATCGAGCCACGGGTGCTCGCGGCGATGTCCCGGGACGAGGCCCTCGCCGCGGCCAGCCGTGGCACGGACCTCTACCAGGGACTCGTGGACGCCGGGATCGTCGACACCCGGGCCCACGCGAAGGTGGCGATGCTTGGCGCGCTCTACGGGGCCACCACCGGTGAGGCGGGGCACCTCATGCCGCGGCTGCTGCGGGCCTATCCGCGCGCGACGGGTCTCGTCGAGGACGCGGCCCGCACGGGCGAGCGGGGCGGAGTGGTCCGCACCTGGCTCGGCCGCACGTCACCGCCACCGTCGGCGACGTGGCGCGAGGTCCAGGGCCAGGCGACCCAGCCGGACGCCGGGGAGTCCGCCGAGCGGCGTGCCCGGCAGCAGGCTCGCGACTGGGGCCGGTTCACCCGCAACTTCGTGGTGCAGGGCACCGCGGCCGAGTGGGCGCTCGTCTGGATGGCGGAGATCCGGCGCCGGCTGACGGCGATGACGAACGGCGCGGATCGTCCGCACCTGGTCTACTTCCTGCACGACGAGGTGATCGTCCACTCCCCTGCCCACCTGGTCGACGACGTCGCAACGGCGATCCGCGACGCTTCCGCGGAAGCGGGCCGGCTCCTGTTCACCGGGTTCGGCGTGGAGTTCCCGCTGGACGTGGCGATCGTGGAGCACTACGGCGAGGCCGAGTGA
- a CDS encoding branched-chain amino acid aminotransferase: protein MSNDTQQETFEVRPTSHPRTREERAAALTELGFGTVFSDHMAHATWTPDQGWHDRRIEAYGPLSLDPAAAVLHYAQEIFEGLKAYRHKDGTVWAFRPEANAARFAQSARRLALPELSEADFLDSIRQLVRTDMEWVPNAPGSSLYLRPYMFASEAFLGVRAARRVEYLVIASPSGPYFTSGFTPVSIWVAEEYHRAGPGGTGAAKCGGNYAASLLPQQQAYEHGCQQVCFLDAATNTYLEELGGMNMFIVTADGAVHTPALTGTILEGVTRQSILQLVTDAGHEVHERAITLEEVKAGVASGEITEVFACGTAAVITPVGVLKGTGFDLTVGDGAAGTVTNELYGLLTDLQYGRHEDTYGWMTRLV from the coding sequence ATGAGTAACGACACGCAACAGGAGACCTTCGAGGTGCGGCCGACGTCGCACCCCCGGACCCGTGAGGAGCGCGCCGCCGCGCTGACCGAGCTGGGGTTCGGAACCGTATTCTCCGATCACATGGCCCACGCGACGTGGACCCCCGATCAGGGCTGGCACGACCGACGCATCGAGGCGTACGGCCCGCTCAGCCTGGACCCGGCGGCCGCGGTGCTGCACTACGCGCAGGAGATCTTCGAAGGGCTGAAGGCCTACCGGCACAAGGACGGCACCGTCTGGGCGTTCCGGCCGGAGGCGAACGCCGCCCGGTTCGCACAGAGCGCGCGGCGATTGGCGCTACCCGAGCTGAGTGAGGCGGACTTCCTCGACTCGATCAGGCAGCTGGTCCGCACGGACATGGAGTGGGTGCCGAACGCGCCCGGCTCCTCGCTGTACCTGCGGCCGTACATGTTCGCCTCCGAGGCGTTCCTCGGCGTCCGGGCGGCGCGCCGGGTGGAGTACCTGGTGATCGCCTCGCCCTCCGGGCCGTACTTCACGTCGGGCTTCACGCCGGTCTCGATCTGGGTGGCCGAGGAGTACCACCGCGCGGGGCCGGGCGGCACCGGCGCGGCGAAGTGCGGCGGCAACTACGCGGCCAGCCTGCTCCCGCAGCAGCAGGCGTACGAGCACGGCTGCCAGCAGGTCTGTTTCCTCGATGCGGCTACGAACACCTACCTCGAGGAACTCGGCGGGATGAACATGTTCATCGTCACCGCCGACGGTGCCGTGCACACGCCGGCGCTGACCGGGACGATCCTCGAGGGCGTCACCCGCCAGTCGATCCTGCAGCTGGTCACCGACGCCGGCCACGAGGTGCACGAGCGCGCGATCACGCTGGAGGAGGTCAAGGCCGGCGTGGCATCGGGCGAGATCACCGAGGTCTTCGCGTGTGGAACCGCCGCCGTGATCACACCCGTCGGTGTGCTCAAGGGCACCGGGTTCGACCTCACCGTCGGTGACGGGGCGGCCGGGACGGTCACGAACGAGCTGTACGGGCTGCTCACCGACCTGCAGTACGGACGGCACGAGGACACCTACGGCTGGATGACCCGGCTCGTCTGA
- a CDS encoding DUF6318 family protein, with protein MTRGSWRGRRRHWSVPTAALALVLLVAGCDGGEPVEPPTSATESSDEPTTEEPTTEEPTTEEPTEFPSPERPAAMDEESLEGAVAAGTYFMQLYPYVFATGDLSVWDEMRTEECSFCADISSKVETLHADDGSTTGGEIAILNSSGGGPYGEGHHYLVQLDISEEPSVRISGDGSREEVVGGDYPEILISVLYTSDGWRIEGLNTGSDQ; from the coding sequence ATGACGCGGGGGTCGTGGCGGGGGAGACGGCGCCATTGGTCCGTCCCGACGGCGGCCCTCGCCCTGGTACTGCTGGTCGCCGGGTGTGACGGTGGGGAGCCCGTCGAGCCGCCGACGTCGGCGACCGAGTCGAGCGATGAGCCGACTACGGAGGAGCCGACCACGGAGGAGCCGACGACGGAGGAGCCGACCGAGTTCCCCTCACCAGAGCGGCCGGCTGCGATGGACGAGGAGAGTCTCGAAGGCGCCGTGGCCGCCGGTACGTACTTCATGCAGTTGTACCCGTATGTTTTCGCAACGGGCGACCTGTCGGTCTGGGATGAAATGCGCACTGAGGAATGTAGTTTCTGTGCAGACATCTCGTCGAAGGTCGAGACATTGCACGCTGACGACGGGAGCACAACAGGCGGCGAGATTGCAATTCTGAACTCCTCGGGTGGAGGGCCATACGGGGAGGGTCACCACTATCTAGTTCAACTAGATATCTCCGAGGAACCGAGTGTCCGAATCTCGGGTGATGGGAGCCGCGAAGAGGTCGTCGGTGGCGATTACCCTGAGATCCTAATTTCGGTGCTCTACACGTCCGACGGTTGGAGGATCGAAGGGCTGAACACGGGGAGTGACCAGTGA
- a CDS encoding acetolactate synthase large subunit: MAHVPHPTPPRSQPPKPALAAATPNAAPAVVGEVMTGAASVVRSLESVGADVIFGIPGGAILPVYDPLFDSSIRHVLVRHEQGAGHAAAGYAAATGRVGVCMATSGPGATNLVTPIADAHMDSVPMVAITGQVGASLIGTDAFQEADIVGITMPITKHSFLVTDPSEIPARIAEAFHIASTGRPGPVLVDIAKSAMQSETSFTWPPADLDIPGYHPITKPHIKQIKEAARLLATARRPVLYVGGGVIRANASAELIELTNLSGAAVVTTLMARGALPDSHPQNVGMPGMHGTVPAVAALQKADLVVALGARFDDRVTGRLDSFAPGATVVHADIDPAEISKNRFADVPIVGDLKDVLADLTVELAQEQTQHGKPDLEGWWHTIDELRATYPLGWSPTEDGLLAPQYVISRLGEISGPETIFAAGVGQHQMWAAQFIRYEHPRTWLNSGGLGTMGYAVPAAMGAKVGAPDKTVWAVDGDGCFQMTNQELATCALDDIPIKVAIINNSSLGMVRQWQTLFYDQRYSNTDLNTGHETARIPDFVKLAEAYGCVGLRCDNAKDVDATIRKAQEIDDRPVVVDFVVSRDAMVWPMVPSGVSNDDIQYAQGIGPAFDRDE, from the coding sequence ATGGCACACGTGCCGCATCCCACGCCGCCTCGTTCGCAGCCGCCCAAGCCGGCGCTGGCAGCAGCCACACCGAATGCCGCGCCCGCGGTCGTCGGTGAGGTGATGACCGGGGCCGCCTCGGTGGTCCGGTCCCTGGAGTCCGTCGGTGCCGACGTCATCTTCGGGATCCCGGGTGGCGCCATCCTCCCGGTCTACGACCCGCTCTTCGACTCCTCGATCCGCCACGTTCTGGTCCGCCACGAGCAGGGCGCCGGCCACGCCGCCGCGGGCTATGCGGCGGCCACCGGAAGAGTCGGGGTCTGCATGGCGACCTCCGGGCCCGGCGCCACCAACCTCGTCACGCCCATCGCCGACGCGCACATGGACTCGGTGCCGATGGTGGCGATCACCGGCCAGGTCGGCGCCTCCCTGATCGGGACGGACGCCTTCCAGGAGGCGGACATCGTCGGGATCACGATGCCGATCACGAAGCACTCCTTCCTGGTCACCGATCCCAGTGAGATCCCGGCCCGGATCGCGGAGGCGTTCCACATCGCCTCCACCGGCCGCCCCGGCCCGGTGCTGGTGGACATCGCCAAGAGCGCCATGCAGTCGGAGACGTCCTTCACCTGGCCGCCCGCCGATCTGGACATCCCCGGCTACCACCCGATCACCAAGCCGCACATCAAGCAGATCAAGGAAGCGGCCCGCCTGCTGGCGACCGCCCGCCGTCCGGTGCTGTACGTCGGCGGCGGTGTGATCCGCGCGAACGCCTCGGCGGAACTGATCGAGCTGACCAACCTCTCCGGTGCAGCCGTCGTCACCACGCTGATGGCGCGTGGTGCGCTGCCCGACTCGCACCCGCAGAACGTCGGGATGCCCGGGATGCATGGCACCGTCCCCGCGGTGGCCGCACTCCAGAAGGCGGACCTCGTGGTCGCCCTCGGGGCCCGGTTCGACGACCGCGTCACCGGCCGGCTGGACAGTTTCGCGCCGGGTGCCACGGTCGTGCACGCGGACATCGACCCCGCCGAGATCTCCAAGAACCGGTTCGCGGACGTGCCGATCGTCGGGGACCTCAAGGACGTGCTCGCGGACCTGACCGTCGAGCTCGCCCAGGAGCAGACCCAGCACGGGAAGCCGGACCTGGAGGGGTGGTGGCACACGATCGACGAGCTGCGCGCCACCTACCCGCTCGGCTGGTCGCCCACCGAGGACGGCCTGCTCGCCCCGCAGTACGTGATCTCCCGGCTCGGCGAGATCTCCGGCCCGGAGACCATCTTCGCGGCCGGGGTCGGCCAGCACCAGATGTGGGCGGCGCAGTTCATCCGCTATGAGCACCCGCGCACGTGGCTCAACTCCGGCGGGCTGGGCACCATGGGCTACGCGGTGCCGGCGGCGATGGGCGCGAAGGTCGGCGCCCCGGACAAGACCGTGTGGGCGGTCGACGGCGACGGCTGCTTCCAGATGACGAATCAGGAACTGGCCACCTGCGCCCTCGACGACATCCCGATCAAGGTCGCAATCATCAACAACTCCTCGCTCGGGATGGTCCGCCAGTGGCAGACGCTGTTCTACGACCAGCGGTACTCCAACACGGACCTGAACACCGGCCACGAGACGGCGCGGATCCCGGACTTCGTCAAGCTCGCCGAGGCGTACGGGTGCGTGGGCCTGCGGTGCGACAACGCGAAGGATGTCGACGCGACGATCCGCAAGGCGCAGGAGATCGACGACCGCCCCGTGGTCGTGGACTTCGTGGTCAGCCGCGACGCCATGGTGTGGCCGATGGTGCCCTCCGGCGTGAGCAACGACGACATCCAGTACGCGCAGGGCATCGGCCCGGCGTTCGATCGTGACGAGTGA
- a CDS encoding DUF6318 family protein translates to MPSNSSARIHRSVTSVVALAALVLVPGCEGSPAGSQPTDSGVGENATVAQAEDRQKNTLEGVAPPVRPDALDDPGPEGAVAAASYFISLFPYLFTSGDLDEWEALGTEDCAVCAQIADGAAELHAEGGRNAGGDFEILHALTSGEDGADGRYIVQLDVVEAPSIRISGDGSQVEQANGRYPELWVSVVWGADGWQVDGVSFGSGPFAAPLAEPPADLDDAGRAGAVAAAANFFLTYSDAHLAREVAALEAISGPDCAFCTGAIASVNDLHTQGSTLAGGTASVETAGADVEQVDDTYRVTIDVVEGGRTITHADGTTASAPSAVHAGIVVTTQFLDGTWVVLEVALP, encoded by the coding sequence ATGCCATCGAACTCGAGTGCTCGGATCCACCGTTCGGTCACCTCCGTGGTGGCCCTTGCCGCGCTTGTCCTGGTCCCGGGATGCGAAGGATCTCCCGCTGGGAGTCAGCCGACCGACTCCGGGGTCGGCGAGAACGCCACCGTCGCCCAGGCCGAGGACCGGCAGAAGAACACCCTCGAAGGCGTTGCGCCACCGGTCCGCCCGGACGCGCTGGACGACCCCGGACCGGAGGGTGCGGTCGCGGCAGCGTCGTACTTCATCAGCCTCTTCCCGTACCTGTTCACCTCGGGCGACCTGGACGAGTGGGAGGCGCTGGGTACCGAGGACTGTGCCGTCTGCGCGCAGATCGCGGACGGTGCCGCCGAGCTCCACGCCGAGGGCGGCAGGAACGCCGGCGGTGACTTCGAGATCCTGCACGCCCTCACCAGCGGTGAGGACGGCGCGGATGGGCGCTACATCGTGCAGCTGGATGTCGTGGAGGCGCCGAGCATCCGGATCTCTGGTGACGGGAGTCAGGTCGAGCAAGCCAACGGCCGCTACCCCGAGCTCTGGGTCTCGGTCGTGTGGGGCGCCGACGGGTGGCAGGTCGACGGCGTGAGCTTCGGGTCGGGGCCGTTCGCCGCGCCGCTGGCCGAGCCGCCGGCGGACCTGGACGATGCCGGCCGAGCCGGCGCGGTGGCCGCGGCGGCCAACTTCTTCCTGACCTACTCCGATGCGCACCTCGCCCGCGAGGTGGCCGCGCTCGAGGCGATCAGCGGACCGGACTGTGCGTTCTGCACGGGCGCGATCGCGAGCGTGAACGACCTCCACACACAGGGATCGACGCTCGCCGGCGGCACCGCCAGCGTCGAGACCGCCGGCGCGGACGTGGAACAGGTCGACGACACCTACCGGGTCACCATCGACGTGGTGGAGGGCGGGCGCACGATCACCCACGCCGACGGCACCACCGCGTCCGCGCCGAGCGCGGTCCATGCCGGCATCGTCGTGACGACCCAGTTCCTCGACGGGACCTGGGTGGTCCTGGAGGTCGCGCTGCCGTGA
- a CDS encoding VOC family protein, translating to MTVTQFIADLRVDDLDEARRFYVDVLGLTEQPLGLDWVTRFVDPSTGAAVQVLTRDATAPEDPAASVKVDDVHATYASLREAGYEIVHPLTTEPWGVVRFFVRTADGTVLNIVQHHA from the coding sequence ATGACCGTCACCCAGTTCATCGCCGACCTCAGGGTCGACGATCTCGACGAGGCCCGGCGCTTCTACGTCGACGTGCTCGGCCTGACCGAACAGCCCTTGGGACTGGACTGGGTCACCCGATTCGTCGACCCCAGCACCGGTGCCGCCGTGCAGGTGCTGACCCGCGACGCGACCGCGCCCGAGGACCCCGCGGCGTCGGTGAAGGTGGACGACGTGCATGCCACCTACGCGTCGCTACGCGAGGCCGGCTACGAGATCGTCCACCCGCTCACGACCGAGCCGTGGGGCGTCGTCCGGTTCTTCGTCCGCACGGCCGACGGCACGGTCCTCAACATCGTCCAGCACCACGCCTGA
- a CDS encoding 3-isopropylmalate dehydrogenase, protein MARTIKLAVVAGDGIGPEVVAEGLKVLDVVLAGSDVTVERTEFELGAKRWHETGETLTEDDLAAISTHDAILLGAVGDPTVPSGVLERGLLLKLRFALDHYVNLRPSRLYPGVPTPLANPGDVDFVVVREGTEGPYTGNGGALRVGTPHEIATEVSVNTAFGVERVVRDAFARAQARPRKKLTLVHKHNVLVNAGHLWRRTVDAVAAEFPEITVDYAHVDAATIYMVTDPARFDVIVTDNLFGDIITDLAAAITGGIGLAASGNVNPSGAFPSMFEPVHGSAPDIAGQSKADPTAAVLSVALLLEHLGLPEQATRISDAVTADIAARDGSPRTTVEIGDALAARVAG, encoded by the coding sequence ATGGCACGAACCATCAAGCTCGCAGTCGTTGCAGGTGACGGAATCGGACCCGAGGTGGTCGCCGAGGGTCTGAAGGTCCTCGACGTCGTCCTGGCCGGCAGCGACGTCACCGTGGAGCGCACGGAGTTCGAGCTGGGCGCGAAGCGCTGGCACGAGACCGGCGAGACGCTCACCGAGGACGACCTCGCCGCGATCAGCACGCACGACGCGATCCTGCTCGGCGCAGTCGGGGACCCCACCGTGCCGAGCGGGGTGCTCGAGCGGGGTCTGCTGCTCAAGCTCCGGTTCGCGCTGGACCACTACGTGAACCTGCGCCCCTCGCGCCTGTACCCGGGGGTGCCGACGCCGCTCGCGAACCCGGGCGACGTGGACTTCGTGGTGGTGCGTGAAGGCACCGAGGGCCCCTACACCGGCAACGGCGGGGCGCTGCGGGTGGGCACGCCGCACGAGATCGCGACCGAGGTCAGCGTGAACACCGCGTTCGGCGTCGAGCGGGTCGTGCGGGACGCGTTCGCGCGCGCCCAGGCCCGGCCCCGCAAGAAGCTCACGCTGGTGCACAAGCACAACGTGCTCGTCAACGCCGGCCACCTGTGGCGGCGCACCGTGGACGCCGTGGCCGCGGAGTTCCCGGAGATCACCGTCGACTACGCGCACGTGGACGCCGCGACCATCTACATGGTCACCGACCCGGCCCGGTTCGACGTGATCGTGACCGACAACCTGTTCGGCGACATCATCACCGACCTCGCTGCGGCGATCACCGGTGGCATCGGGCTCGCGGCCTCCGGCAACGTCAACCCCAGCGGCGCATTCCCGTCCATGTTCGAGCCCGTGCACGGCTCCGCGCCGGACATCGCCGGCCAGTCCAAGGCGGACCCGACGGCGGCCGTGCTGTCCGTCGCGCTGCTGCTGGAGCACCTCGGCCTGCCCGAGCAGGCCACGCGCATCTCCGACGCGGTCACCGCGGACATCGCCGCACGCGACGGTTCGCCGCGCACCACCGTTGAGATCGGCGACGCCCTCGCCGCTCGAGTAGCCGGCTGA
- the ilvC gene encoding ketol-acid reductoisomerase: MAELFYDDDADLSLIAAKKVAVIGYGSQGHAHALNLRDSGVDVRVGLREGSPSREKAENEGLKVRGVADAVKEADVVVVLAPDQVQRHVYADEIAPNLADGATLVFGHGFNIRYGYIKPKDTVDVIMVAPKGPGHLVRREYADGRGVPVIVAVEQDVTGNAWPLALSYAKAIGGLRAAGIKTTFTEETETDLFGEQAVLCGGASQLVQYGFETLTEAGYQPEVAYFEVLHELKLIVDLMYEGGIAKQRWSVSDTAEYGDYVSGPRVIDPHVKENMKAVLGDIQNGAFAERFINDQDAGAPEFKAARAKGEAHPIEATGRELRKLFAWVKPSDADYTEGSAGR, from the coding sequence GTGGCCGAGCTGTTCTACGACGACGACGCCGACCTGTCCCTGATCGCTGCGAAGAAGGTCGCCGTCATCGGCTACGGCAGCCAGGGTCACGCCCACGCGCTGAACCTGCGCGACTCCGGCGTGGACGTGCGCGTCGGTCTGCGCGAGGGCTCGCCCTCGCGTGAGAAGGCAGAGAACGAGGGCCTGAAGGTCCGAGGCGTCGCCGACGCCGTCAAGGAGGCGGACGTCGTAGTCGTGCTCGCACCGGACCAGGTGCAGCGGCACGTGTACGCGGACGAGATCGCCCCGAACCTGGCCGACGGCGCGACGCTCGTCTTCGGGCACGGCTTCAACATCCGCTACGGCTACATCAAGCCGAAGGACACCGTCGACGTCATCATGGTCGCCCCCAAGGGCCCGGGTCACCTGGTCCGCCGCGAGTACGCGGACGGACGCGGGGTGCCGGTGATCGTCGCCGTCGAGCAGGACGTGACCGGCAACGCGTGGCCGCTCGCCCTGTCCTACGCCAAGGCCATCGGTGGACTGCGCGCCGCCGGCATCAAGACCACGTTCACCGAGGAGACCGAGACCGACCTGTTCGGTGAGCAGGCCGTCCTCTGCGGTGGCGCGTCCCAGCTGGTGCAGTACGGCTTCGAGACCCTGACCGAGGCCGGGTACCAGCCTGAGGTCGCCTACTTCGAGGTGCTCCACGAGCTGAAGCTGATCGTCGACCTCATGTACGAGGGTGGCATCGCCAAGCAGCGCTGGAGCGTCTCCGACACCGCCGAGTACGGGGACTACGTCTCCGGCCCGCGCGTGATCGACCCGCACGTGAAGGAGAACATGAAGGCCGTACTCGGCGACATCCAGAACGGTGCCTTCGCGGAGCGGTTCATCAACGACCAGGACGCCGGCGCCCCGGAGTTCAAGGCCGCCCGCGCCAAGGGCGAGGCGCACCCGATCGAGGCCACCGGCCGCGAGCTGCGCAAGCTGTTCGCGTGGGTGAAGCCCTCCGACGCGGACTACACCGAGGGCAGCGCCGGCCGCTGA
- the ilvN gene encoding acetolactate synthase small subunit, which yields MSRHTLSVLVENKPGVLTRVSALFARRAFNIHSLAVGPTEHPDISRITVVVDVESNPLEQVTKQLNKLVNVLKIVELAPNASVQRELLLVKVKADDASRTAVLQVVELFRAHVVDVSPEAVTIEATGGEDKLKALLAALEPHGIREIVQSGTVAIGRGGRSMTDRALERIARSA from the coding sequence ATGTCCCGACACACGCTCTCCGTCCTGGTCGAGAACAAGCCCGGCGTGCTCACCCGCGTCTCGGCCCTGTTCGCCAGGCGAGCCTTCAACATCCACTCCCTCGCCGTCGGTCCCACCGAGCACCCGGACATCTCCCGGATCACGGTCGTGGTCGACGTCGAGTCCAACCCGCTCGAGCAGGTCACCAAGCAGCTCAACAAGCTGGTGAACGTCCTCAAGATCGTGGAACTGGCCCCGAACGCCTCCGTCCAGCGTGAACTGCTGCTGGTCAAGGTCAAGGCCGACGACGCCTCCCGCACCGCGGTGCTGCAGGTCGTCGAGCTGTTCCGTGCCCACGTGGTCGACGTCAGCCCCGAGGCCGTCACGATCGAGGCCACCGGCGGCGAGGACAAGCTCAAGGCGCTGCTCGCGGCGCTCGAACCGCACGGGATCCGTGAGATCGTCCAGTCGGGCACGGTGGCCATCGGCCGCGGCGGCCGCTCGATGACGGACCGTGCCCTGGAGCGGATCGCGCGCTCCGCCTGA
- a CDS encoding VOC family protein, translated as MDTLTAEDVSELDGLEDWRVLIRSLHATFRTGSLAEGIAFATRVGAAADAADHHPDLDLRYFRTSVVLTTHSADGLTELDVDLARTISAIAAELGLTPEPALVSVQEIAIDALDIPAVLPFWRAVLGYDDDMPPEFEGDADALGDPVNGNPAVWFQQMDAARPQRNRIHIDVWVPLDAAEARVQAALDAGGTLVSAHSAPSFWVLADPEGNEACVCTAFGRPRD; from the coding sequence ATGGACACCCTGACGGCTGAGGACGTTTCCGAACTCGACGGGCTCGAGGACTGGCGGGTGCTGATCCGCTCGTTGCACGCCACCTTCCGGACCGGGTCGCTGGCCGAGGGCATCGCGTTCGCGACCCGGGTGGGCGCGGCCGCGGACGCGGCCGACCACCACCCGGACCTGGACCTGCGGTACTTCCGGACCTCGGTCGTGCTCACCACCCACTCGGCCGACGGGCTCACCGAGCTGGACGTCGACCTGGCCCGCACGATCAGTGCGATCGCGGCCGAGCTCGGCCTGACCCCGGAGCCGGCGCTGGTCTCGGTGCAGGAGATCGCGATCGACGCGCTCGACATCCCGGCCGTGCTGCCGTTCTGGCGGGCCGTCCTCGGCTACGACGACGACATGCCGCCCGAGTTCGAGGGCGACGCGGACGCGCTGGGGGACCCGGTGAACGGCAACCCCGCCGTCTGGTTCCAGCAGATGGATGCCGCGCGCCCCCAGCGCAACCGGATCCACATCGACGTGTGGGTGCCGCTCGACGCCGCCGAGGCCCGGGTGCAGGCCGCCCTGGACGCCGGCGGAACGCTGGTCAGTGCGCACTCGGCGCCGTCGTTCTGGGTGCTCGCCGACCCCGAGGGCAACGAGGCCTGCGTGTGCACCGCATTCGGGCGGCCCCGGGACTGA
- a CDS encoding DUF4870 domain-containing protein — MSQNPPYTPPPGAPYQPPVNDSGNKTIAILAHLSPIIAMVLSAGLISFLGPLLVWLIWKDRGPLVRNAAASAFNFNITVWVVTIIGWICFITIVLIPLAIVLWAVVWIAQIVLSIIGAMRASNGEVYRYPFQVPILK; from the coding sequence GTGAGTCAGAACCCGCCGTACACGCCGCCTCCCGGCGCCCCGTACCAACCGCCCGTCAACGACAGTGGCAACAAGACGATCGCGATCCTGGCGCACCTGTCCCCGATCATCGCCATGGTCCTGTCCGCCGGACTCATCAGCTTCCTGGGACCGCTGCTGGTGTGGCTGATCTGGAAGGACCGGGGACCGCTGGTCCGCAACGCCGCCGCGAGCGCGTTCAACTTCAACATCACGGTGTGGGTGGTGACGATCATCGGGTGGATCTGCTTCATCACGATCGTCCTGATCCCGCTCGCGATCGTTCTCTGGGCCGTCGTCTGGATCGCCCAGATCGTGCTCTCGATCATCGGCGCGATGCGAGCCAGCAACGGCGAGGTTTACCGCTACCCGTTCCAGGTGCCGATCCTGAAGTGA